In Sphaeramia orbicularis chromosome 1, fSphaOr1.1, whole genome shotgun sequence, a genomic segment contains:
- the b3gnt2a gene encoding N-acetyllactosaminide beta-1,3-N-acetylglucosaminyltransferase 2a isoform X2, protein MQRGGNMSLACRRAGMICLMMMLNFFCICILMGLSWNFGRSRSSPQKTIVPSERFWPQLVLSESFWNREQQRLDFIYNPVYSSVLSNSSNPGLPDWLNDTGPANLCEPDHRVAMQILDYNTLPKRFQDFLLHMRCRTYPMLINQPHMCDEKPFLLLAVKSLVPHFDRRQAIRDSWGRAGVVANRTVVTVFLLGNTEPIDHFPDLLWLLDHEANRHRDLLQWNYRDTFYNLTLKEVLFQEWLSQHCPQVQFILKGDDDVFVNTPRIIDFLEDLPEVKAGDLFIGDVISNASPHRDPKLKYFIPESVFVGPYPPYAGGGGYLYSGDLALRLYNISQQVVLYPIDDVYTGMCLKKLGLVPEKHSGFKTFDIEEKYRNSLCIYRNLMLVHSRTPQDMLMIWPWIVHPEWDCQ, encoded by the coding sequence ATGCAGAGGGGAGGCAACATGTCACTGGCTTGCAGGAGAGCCGGGATGATCTGCTTGATGATGATGCTCAACTTCTTCTGCATCTGCATTTTGATGGGTTTGTCGTGGAACTTTGGGCGCAGCAGAAGTAGCCCCCAGAAGACTATAGTCCCATCTGAGAGGTTTTGGCCACAACTCGTGCTCAGTGAGTCGTTCTGGAACAGAGAGCAGCAGCGTTTAGACTTCATTTACAATCCTGTTTACAGTTCTGTCCTGTCCAATAGCTCTAATCCTGGACTGCCTGACTGGCTGAATGATACTGGGCCAGCCAACCTGTGTGAACCAGATCATAGAGTTGCCATGCAAATCTTGGACTACAACACCCTGCCAAAGCGCTTCCAGGACTTCCTATTGCACATGCGTTGCAGGACATACccaatgttgattaatcagcCACATATGTGTGATGAGAAACCCTTCCTTCTGCTAGCGGTCAAGTCTTTAGTCCCACATTTCGACCGGCGACAGGCGATTCGAGACTCGTGGGGCCGGGCGGGTGTTGTGGCTAATCGCACTGTGGTGACGGTGTTCCTTCTGGGGAACACTGAGCCCATAGACCACTTCCCAGACCTGCTGTGGCTGCTGGACCATGAGGCGAACCGTCACAGAGACCTCCTCCAGTGGAACTACAGGGACACCTTCTACAACCTGACCTTGAAGGAAGTCCTGTTTCAAGAGTGGTTGAGCCAACACTGTCCCCAGGTGCAGTTCATCCTAAAGGGGGACGATGACGTTTTTGTCAATACCCCTCGGATTATTGACTTCCTGGAAGATCTGCCGGAGGTAAAGGCTGGAGATCTGTTCATAGGGGATGTTATTAGCAACGCCAGCCCACACAGAGACCCCAAACTCAAGTACTTCATCCCAGAGAGTGTTTTTGTGGGTCCGTATCCACCCTATGCTGGGGGTGGAGGGTATCTGTACTCTGGGGATTTGGCGCTGCGTCTTTACAACATCTCTCAGCAGGTTGTATTGTATCCGATCGATGACGTATATACAGGTATGTGTCTGAAGAAGCTGGGCCTGGTCCCTGAGAAACATTCTGGTTTCAAGACATTTGACATTGAAGAGAAGTACAGAAACAGCCTGTGCATATACAGGAATTTAATGCTGGTGCACAGCCGGACGCCACAGGACATGCTTATGATCTGGCCGTGGATTGTCCATCCTGAGTGGGACTGTCAGTGA
- the LOC115429718 gene encoding uncharacterized protein LOC115429718, whose product MMSGLWWMAVMVTMFLSPGNSSAAVDQNLLARTVQDILNMYKPQLPNGQYCMFSLAVSIPYDYTVNLNAVYESDPGDEVKTTILNCDVYTGRRVVAATVLKWPNVLTQCPNGRVQWLDVVEKCRPEQVKTWDDVRRMCPDKVYDGRADHAEYRTLENFNNLVNSHNRNDLLLFYVHASSCPLKCIFGNERVNILDRINPIRNWSNYAFVFSQVFKPRFGEPIPEEKLRQALLHLGTYSGRRGPIGLDNIFLCDKVQGRMQCTCCSSGGEVTPLCYRYRKTQQ is encoded by the exons ATGATGTCTGGCCTGTGGTGGATGGCTGTGATGGTGACCATGTTCCTGAGTCCAGGGAACAGTTCGGCTGCTGTGGACCAGAACCTGCTCGCAAGAACTGTACAAGACATCCTGAACAT GTATAAACCGCAGCTACCAAATGG ACAATACTGCATGTTCAGTCTGGCTGTGAGCATCCCATACGACTATACTGTCAATCTCAACGCAGTTTATGAGTCCGACCCTGGTGATGAGGTGAAGACTACGATTCTGAACTGTGACGTGTACACTGGCAGGAGGGTGGTCGCAGCCACAGTTCTGAAATGGCCTAACGTTCTGACGCAGTGTCCAAATGGACGTGTCCAATGGCTTGATGTTGTGGAAAAATGCAGACCTGAACAAGTCAAAACATGGGATGATGTTAGGAGGATGTGTCCTGATAAGGTTTACGACGGTCGGGCTGATCATGCAGAATATCGTACTCTGGAGAACTTCAACAACCTTGTGAACAGTCATAACAGAAATGATTTGTTGCTGTTTTACGTTCATGCGTCCTCGTGTCCTCTGAAGTGCATATTTGGAAATGAGAGGGTGAATATTTTAGACCGTATAAATCCTATCCGCAACTGGAGCAATTATGCCTTTGTGTTTTCGCAAGTATTTAAGCCCCGTTTTGGTGAACCCATACCAGAGGAAAAACTAAGACAAGCCCTTTTGCATCTTGGGACGTACAGTGGTCGACGAGGGCCGATCGGTCTGGATAATATATTCCTCTGTGATAAAGTCCAAGGTCGTATGCAATGTACCTGCTGCTCCTCTGGTGGTGAAGTTACACCATTATGTTATAgatacagaaaaacacaacaataa
- the b3gnt2a gene encoding N-acetyllactosaminide beta-1,3-N-acetylglucosaminyltransferase 2a isoform X1, whose amino-acid sequence MFPNVPLYPGFVMQRGGNMSLACRRAGMICLMMMLNFFCICILMGLSWNFGRSRSSPQKTIVPSERFWPQLVLSESFWNREQQRLDFIYNPVYSSVLSNSSNPGLPDWLNDTGPANLCEPDHRVAMQILDYNTLPKRFQDFLLHMRCRTYPMLINQPHMCDEKPFLLLAVKSLVPHFDRRQAIRDSWGRAGVVANRTVVTVFLLGNTEPIDHFPDLLWLLDHEANRHRDLLQWNYRDTFYNLTLKEVLFQEWLSQHCPQVQFILKGDDDVFVNTPRIIDFLEDLPEVKAGDLFIGDVISNASPHRDPKLKYFIPESVFVGPYPPYAGGGGYLYSGDLALRLYNISQQVVLYPIDDVYTGMCLKKLGLVPEKHSGFKTFDIEEKYRNSLCIYRNLMLVHSRTPQDMLMIWPWIVHPEWDCQ is encoded by the exons ATGTTCCCAAATGTCCCTTTATATCCAGGTTTCGTT ATGCAGAGGGGAGGCAACATGTCACTGGCTTGCAGGAGAGCCGGGATGATCTGCTTGATGATGATGCTCAACTTCTTCTGCATCTGCATTTTGATGGGTTTGTCGTGGAACTTTGGGCGCAGCAGAAGTAGCCCCCAGAAGACTATAGTCCCATCTGAGAGGTTTTGGCCACAACTCGTGCTCAGTGAGTCGTTCTGGAACAGAGAGCAGCAGCGTTTAGACTTCATTTACAATCCTGTTTACAGTTCTGTCCTGTCCAATAGCTCTAATCCTGGACTGCCTGACTGGCTGAATGATACTGGGCCAGCCAACCTGTGTGAACCAGATCATAGAGTTGCCATGCAAATCTTGGACTACAACACCCTGCCAAAGCGCTTCCAGGACTTCCTATTGCACATGCGTTGCAGGACATACccaatgttgattaatcagcCACATATGTGTGATGAGAAACCCTTCCTTCTGCTAGCGGTCAAGTCTTTAGTCCCACATTTCGACCGGCGACAGGCGATTCGAGACTCGTGGGGCCGGGCGGGTGTTGTGGCTAATCGCACTGTGGTGACGGTGTTCCTTCTGGGGAACACTGAGCCCATAGACCACTTCCCAGACCTGCTGTGGCTGCTGGACCATGAGGCGAACCGTCACAGAGACCTCCTCCAGTGGAACTACAGGGACACCTTCTACAACCTGACCTTGAAGGAAGTCCTGTTTCAAGAGTGGTTGAGCCAACACTGTCCCCAGGTGCAGTTCATCCTAAAGGGGGACGATGACGTTTTTGTCAATACCCCTCGGATTATTGACTTCCTGGAAGATCTGCCGGAGGTAAAGGCTGGAGATCTGTTCATAGGGGATGTTATTAGCAACGCCAGCCCACACAGAGACCCCAAACTCAAGTACTTCATCCCAGAGAGTGTTTTTGTGGGTCCGTATCCACCCTATGCTGGGGGTGGAGGGTATCTGTACTCTGGGGATTTGGCGCTGCGTCTTTACAACATCTCTCAGCAGGTTGTATTGTATCCGATCGATGACGTATATACAGGTATGTGTCTGAAGAAGCTGGGCCTGGTCCCTGAGAAACATTCTGGTTTCAAGACATTTGACATTGAAGAGAAGTACAGAAACAGCCTGTGCATATACAGGAATTTAATGCTGGTGCACAGCCGGACGCCACAGGACATGCTTATGATCTGGCCGTGGATTGTCCATCCTGAGTGGGACTGTCAGTGA